The Alkalinema sp. FACHB-956 sequence GATTCGTGGCAATGCCACTTGGGTGAAGTCAAGTGCCCCCGTCCAAAGCAGCACCAGTCTCCGTCGGGATAGTTTCCAACTGGAGGGCCGATCGATTACGTCGGGCTTCTCCGCCATCCTCTATTACCAACAGGAAAATGCGATCGGAGGCTATCAGCAAAGCAGTAAACCCTTCAAACAAAATGCGCGGGTCATGTTGGCGGTCAATACCCAGCAAGGCACGCAAACCCCCGAAGTGTCTATCCTGGATTTTGCTGTGTCTCGGGCGGGCCAATTGGCGCAGGTTTCCACCCTTGTACAGTTGCCCTTGCTCTCTATCCAATCCGATAACGCTGCCCTGAAAACCGCTATCGATACTCGCCGCGCGAAAATCGCCCAACTCCAGCAAGAGCTCCAGCAAGTGGAGAGCACCCTCAAGTCCATGGTGGCTCCCACAGCGACGTTTTATGGTGGATTTAATTTTCAGGGGGATTCCTTCACCCTAGCCGCAGGGAATCAATCGAATTTCCGAAATTTGCGATTCATTAATTCTATTCGGATTAATCCCGGCGCGATCGTCACGTTGACCGGCGGCCAACCGATCGTGTTTAACGACAAGGAATCGGGCAACATCAATTCTGATTTAAGCGGCATGTTTAATGGTGTCAAAGTTGATGAATCTGCTGACAATCGCAATCGACGGGCCAGTTTACAACAGAAAATCGATCAAGTTCAGCAACAAATTCAAAATCAGGAAGCCCTGCTCGCAGGAGAACTGAGCAAATTGCAGGGGGAACAATCTGTACCGATGAAACTCCTAGCGATCGACCAGTCCGGATTGACGATCGCGGGAGGCGTTCTACAAAACATCACAGCCCAAGATACGCCGTTGTTATTCGATAGTGCCACCGGCCAACTGGCCCTCTATTTCCGAGGGACGGAGGATCAATTCCGGGCTGCCTACTATGACACCTTAACGGCTCGGGCCAAATTCCCCTTGGGTGCTGGCAATAGTCCGGTGATTGCAATCGCGAAATCTACAGAAACAGAATTGGATCGGTTAACAGTCACCATTACCGGTGAGGATGCCCAAACCTGTACCGTAACCGTGGGTGGCGCAGAGTCATTGCAGGAAGTGTGGCGCAATGTGCCCCGGATGCCCAAACAATTTGCAGCGGTGTTGAATGGCATGGTGGCAGAACCCTTGAATGTGGCGACCTTAGGCCAAGCGATCGCGCCGGGACAGGTGACCGCCCTCACCATTGCGGATAAACTCACCCGGAGCTTAACCGCAGGCGATTTGCTTCAAGTGGGAGAAAGGGTGTTTACAGTGGCGCAGAACAGCGATCGCACTTGTGAGGTGGTGCCCGTCTTACCTGCGATCGTTGAGACAGCACTGCCAGCCACAACCCCCATTAACCTGATTGAATACGATTACAACAACGCCAGCAGTAACCATATCCTTGCCGATTTGCGTCAAGGTTCCTTGCTCCTGCGCATTGTGGATGGAGTCGGTGGGCAAGCCAACGCAGCGGATTTGCTAGCCAATGGCACGTTCCAACCCCAATCGGCCACGCCAGTCTGCCGTTGGGTCGGTGCGGCACCGGGCAATACCCTCGCCTTCAGCGGAACGGAGTACGGCAAGCTGAGTGATCCGAGTTTGCTGCCCCAACTGACAGCGGAACGGAAGCTCTCGATCGAAGCTTGGATTAAACCCACACCCAATGTGCAGCGAGGCCGCATTCTGCAATACCGCGCCTCAGACACAGCACAATATGCCCTTGGGATTGAACCCATTCCGTCGGCGCTGCGGTTTGCGACAACGGATTTGATCGAACTGGGTTTAGCGGAAGAGTTAGGGTTACGCGATCGGGATTTCTTGGTGGAAGTCTGGGTTAATCTACCTTCGACGGTGGGGGATCGCAGTCTCCTAGGCACCGATATTCTTAAAGCCAATGAAGGATTGCATTTGATCATTCGCAACGGGAAACCCTATTTCGGCTTCTTTGGCAACGATACCGCAGGTCAAACGGTAATTAATCCTAATACTTGGTATCACTTGGCCTTTCGATACACGAAAGCTACCGGAGAACAGGCGATTTTCGTCAATGGGGAATTGGATACGGCAACGCAGAAACATGCCGCTTTTCAAGGTAAAGGGATGGTTAAATTAACCCGTTCCAGTGGCGACTTCCTCGGCGGTAATGGCTTTCCCCTAGAAGGCGCGATCGATGATGTCCGCATCTGGTCACAACCCCGATCGAATGCCCAAATCAAAGCGGATTATAACCGTCGGTTAGAGGGCAATGAAGCTGGATTGGTGCGGTACTGGCATTTTGAGAATGGTCTGGCCAAGGATTACTCAATTAATCGCCGCGATCGGGCGATTGTCGGTACACCGAAACTAGAAACTTCGCCCCTGAGCCCCTACACCCTAGTCGCCAATGTGGGCAATCAAACGCTGCGGGCCAAAACGACCCTGCCAACCGGGGAATGGAATCATGTTGCTGCCACTTTCTGCCAAGCCTACGCAGTGCAATTTGATGGCAAAACGGGCTACCTGGATTGTAGCAATCAGCAAACGTTGGATCTCAATCGAGACTTGACGATCGAAGTGTTCCTCAAACCCGAGGGCACGGGGTTTCAACCGATTCTCAGCAAAGGTACACTGAACACGGGCACCGAACAAAAGGTTCCCTATCTGCTCTATCTGCTCGATGGCAAGGTGGGCTTTGCCTTTGAAACGGCGGATGGTACCCTCAAGACGTTTACCACGGCGGCACCCCTGCCCCTGGGCAAATTTACCAAGATTGGGGTCACTCGTAAATATAACTCCAGCACCGAGTTGGATGCCAATAAACAGCCAATCTCTAGACAATGGTACGACATCCAGTTCTACATCAATTCTGTCCGTACAGATGCCTCTCAATTCCCGGATGAGAGACTGAAGGAAGCCTTTAAGGAGGTGGGATCTAACGATAGTGCGTTAATCATCGGTCGAGCTGCATCCTTCGAGGGCACACCCAGCTTTTTCAATGGCAGCATGAGTGAAGTTCGGCTGTGGAATGTCGCGCGATCGGATCTGGGCAATCCCATCACCGGAACCGAAAAGGGGATGGTCGCTTGGTGGACATTTGCGGAAGCGGAAGGCACGATCGCCCAGGATGCGAAGGGCAACCATACCGCGAAACTGAAAGGCGGCTGTACCTGGATAAAAACGCCGAATCCCAATGGCTCCACGTTGCTGTTGTACCGGGAAGGAATGCCGATCGCCACGGAATTGATTAGTAATACAACCGTAACGACCAATCAATTCACGATCGGGGCTGCCTTAAACGGAACAGCGGTACAGGAAGCATTTAAGGGAATTCTGAAAGATCTACGAATCTGGAAGACTGTACGCACGTTAGAGCAGTTGCAAGATAATATGTTTACGCCATTGCTCAACGAACGGGAAGACTTAATCGCCTACTATTCCTGTGATGCAGAAAGCGAAACCCAAGTATTGGATCAATCCTTCCATCGTAACCACCTAACGTTTATCAAAGCTGATCAGCCCATCACACCGCCATTCCGCCTTTCCAAGGCTCCGATTAGTTTGGATATCCCCCAAATCCAAAGCGCCCTCAGTAACGAAAGAACGGTTTATCACGATATCTTGCACAGCCAGCCCAGTGTGCAGGAATACGGAGAAATGCAGCGGGATAGTGCAGGGAATCTCTTTGGGGTGCTCAAACGTTGCTATAGCGTGATCAAAAACCAGCAATGGCAAATTATCACAGGCTTTAAGGTGGGCAATTTAGTGACTGAATGGGTGGGGCAAGTGCAATCCGATCCGCAGTTAATTGGATTTATCGAGGGTGCGCCGCCGGTACCCAGTGAAAACTTGACCCTGCGGGAGGATTACAGTGCAGCAAGTTCAGTAGAGCTCACCGAAGCTCAAAGCACGACCTATACCTACACATCCTCGCGGGATACTGGATTTGACATGGCGATCGAAGGTTCGGTGACCTTTGGGGTGAAGTCTGAAACCACTGCGGGGGTCGGGGTTGAGACTTCCATGGAAGATACGGACGTGCAAATCGGGGTCAAAACGAGTTTTGAGAATTCGCTGGGCTGGTTGGAGGATGCCAGTTCTGGGACAGGCAGAACCACCACGAAAGCAAGCAAAATGACCCTGCAAGGCAATACGATCGATGGACGCTTTACGCCCAATAATGTCGGGTTTGCTCTGGTACAGTCGGAAACGGCGGATGTCTTTGCCCTACGGTTACAGCACAATAATGCCCTCGTATCCTATCAAATGCGTCCGAACCCAGATATTCCTCGGGATTGGAACATTATTACATTTCCTATCAATGCTGCCTACACAAAACAGGGAACGCTGGATGGAAAGGTTGGACTACAAGCAGATTTAGATTATCCCAATGCATTGAACTACAGTTCTGATAGTAGTTACTTCAAGCCGATCGAAGCTTACCAGATCAAAAATAAAATTCAGCGGGAACAGGAACAACTCAAAGCTGAATTCGATCAGTTTGATGCTGGGGGATTGGGGCGTCGGCAATCAGTGACCCATTTTTCCTCCGCCGATTTGGCCCAGGGCCGATCGCTGGATAAACTGCCCCAACGGCACAAACGCAATCTGGTCAATACCTATGTCTGGACTGCGGATGGTGGCTTCTTTGCAGAATCGGAGGAAACCCTAGACATTCAGCAGGAAACCATGGGCGGCTCCTACGCCTTTAAAGGCATGGCAGGGTTGGCCTTTTCCGCAGAAGTTGCGGTGAGTAAGGTCGCAATGGGAGTTGAACTGCAAGCCTTATTTGGTGGGCATTTGAATCTGACGGTGGCGAAGAGTGCTGAGTCACAGACTGCATTTGGGGTCAATATTGAACTGGATGTGGAACGCGATATTATGCAACGGGATGGGGCAGGCAACCTGGTGGTCGATCGGAGCAATCCACGGCAACCCATGCCCCAAAAACAACCGGGTAAGGTGGATGCCTATCGGTTTATGACGTTCTACCTAGAACCGAAAACCAATCACTTTGATGAGTTTTTCCACCGTGTGGTTGATCCCCTGTGGTTGAATCAAAGTCATGATCCCAATGCGATCGCGCTGCGACAGGCCAATCAAGTTGCTGCTAAGCCTGCCTGCTGGCGAGTGATGCACCGAGTGACCTACGTCAGCCGTGTGCTGGAAACCATCCCCAGCCAGCCTCAACCCTCCTTGGAAAAAACCTTGGTCGCGATCGATGTGAGTAGTAATTATGAGTTAATTCGTCGATTAGATCCTCTGGTGCGGAGCCAGAAGGACAGTGTAGGACTGCTTGCAACGGCTGTTCACGAGGCGCTGAACCGCTATTTACCGGAGCTACTTCCCCATGAATCTGAGGTTGTGCAGTACATGATGAATTACTACGGCACATTATCCGCGTAGTCTCATTGGTTGTGCAGTACATGATGAATTACTACGGAACATTATCCGCGTAGTCTCATTCTGAATAGCAAGTTGTACTTGATTTGAATTATGGTCTGGGCGTTACCAATTTCTGGTAACGCCCAGTTTCTTTAAGGCACTGAAGGGGGGATAGCTCTATGGGTTGGGCGATCGTTAGTGAGCATTGTCCTGCTGTAATTGCTGAATTTGCTCAATTGACCAGCCCGTTGCCCGGACAATCAGATCAATCTCTGCGCCTTCCCGTAATAGGCTGATGACCAGCGATCGGCGACCTTCCTCGCGGCCTGCCTTCTTCACGGCCTTCTTCCAAGACGGATTGATAGGTAACGGACTCACGCATCACATATTCACCCCAGCATT is a genomic window containing:
- a CDS encoding LamG domain-containing protein: MRITDNFVKTYNYSRYQYTTTVRHQGTVIAFAMDDKRRIYYSVLDLSQGAASQTGFDGECWLEQPQLLPFPKEITQVGFGIADATVMPQVKQGDRTPVAANMQLRAGELDEFLSSTARLSADAPFQVISDGKALYVLRQAIASEHPDMIYTNGKTPIVNSTLLLDRFILVGNRLSLKQEVRYQRSRHKTRPQSDKDSLNAVDLEGNPFMEPTQELEFIQNLSQGRFTALVLPTEIATIKQWQIFAYNRKTQMIDAYNLEQSPDGLFNLQGSSLLEIQTTSESALMLNGQDNYIEISQPQLPCGTANYTIEAWVQGQGTIISWGNQGRYSLQLTATELLDTWSDAVAKPKVLAAKIAQNSAWHHVAATFDGRARRLYVDGVEVSQDQPGNSSVQTFPVQNSAMAQIGAIAGRDLFTGTIDEVRVWNRARSAFEIAESLNQRLMGNEPGLVAYWQFDEAAGRTLFDHTDSAQHGAIRGNATWVKSSAPVQSSTSLRRDSFQLEGRSITSGFSAILYYQQENAIGGYQQSSKPFKQNARVMLAVNTQQGTQTPEVSILDFAVSRAGQLAQVSTLVQLPLLSIQSDNAALKTAIDTRRAKIAQLQQELQQVESTLKSMVAPTATFYGGFNFQGDSFTLAAGNQSNFRNLRFINSIRINPGAIVTLTGGQPIVFNDKESGNINSDLSGMFNGVKVDESADNRNRRASLQQKIDQVQQQIQNQEALLAGELSKLQGEQSVPMKLLAIDQSGLTIAGGVLQNITAQDTPLLFDSATGQLALYFRGTEDQFRAAYYDTLTARAKFPLGAGNSPVIAIAKSTETELDRLTVTITGEDAQTCTVTVGGAESLQEVWRNVPRMPKQFAAVLNGMVAEPLNVATLGQAIAPGQVTALTIADKLTRSLTAGDLLQVGERVFTVAQNSDRTCEVVPVLPAIVETALPATTPINLIEYDYNNASSNHILADLRQGSLLLRIVDGVGGQANAADLLANGTFQPQSATPVCRWVGAAPGNTLAFSGTEYGKLSDPSLLPQLTAERKLSIEAWIKPTPNVQRGRILQYRASDTAQYALGIEPIPSALRFATTDLIELGLAEELGLRDRDFLVEVWVNLPSTVGDRSLLGTDILKANEGLHLIIRNGKPYFGFFGNDTAGQTVINPNTWYHLAFRYTKATGEQAIFVNGELDTATQKHAAFQGKGMVKLTRSSGDFLGGNGFPLEGAIDDVRIWSQPRSNAQIKADYNRRLEGNEAGLVRYWHFENGLAKDYSINRRDRAIVGTPKLETSPLSPYTLVANVGNQTLRAKTTLPTGEWNHVAATFCQAYAVQFDGKTGYLDCSNQQTLDLNRDLTIEVFLKPEGTGFQPILSKGTLNTGTEQKVPYLLYLLDGKVGFAFETADGTLKTFTTAAPLPLGKFTKIGVTRKYNSSTELDANKQPISRQWYDIQFYINSVRTDASQFPDERLKEAFKEVGSNDSALIIGRAASFEGTPSFFNGSMSEVRLWNVARSDLGNPITGTEKGMVAWWTFAEAEGTIAQDAKGNHTAKLKGGCTWIKTPNPNGSTLLLYREGMPIATELISNTTVTTNQFTIGAALNGTAVQEAFKGILKDLRIWKTVRTLEQLQDNMFTPLLNEREDLIAYYSCDAESETQVLDQSFHRNHLTFIKADQPITPPFRLSKAPISLDIPQIQSALSNERTVYHDILHSQPSVQEYGEMQRDSAGNLFGVLKRCYSVIKNQQWQIITGFKVGNLVTEWVGQVQSDPQLIGFIEGAPPVPSENLTLREDYSAASSVELTEAQSTTYTYTSSRDTGFDMAIEGSVTFGVKSETTAGVGVETSMEDTDVQIGVKTSFENSLGWLEDASSGTGRTTTKASKMTLQGNTIDGRFTPNNVGFALVQSETADVFALRLQHNNALVSYQMRPNPDIPRDWNIITFPINAAYTKQGTLDGKVGLQADLDYPNALNYSSDSSYFKPIEAYQIKNKIQREQEQLKAEFDQFDAGGLGRRQSVTHFSSADLAQGRSLDKLPQRHKRNLVNTYVWTADGGFFAESEETLDIQQETMGGSYAFKGMAGLAFSAEVAVSKVAMGVELQALFGGHLNLTVAKSAESQTAFGVNIELDVERDIMQRDGAGNLVVDRSNPRQPMPQKQPGKVDAYRFMTFYLEPKTNHFDEFFHRVVDPLWLNQSHDPNAIALRQANQVAAKPACWRVMHRVTYVSRVLETIPSQPQPSLEKTLVAIDVSSNYELIRRLDPLVRSQKDSVGLLATAVHEALNRYLPELLPHESEVVQYMMNYYGTLSA